One segment of Pyricularia oryzae 70-15 chromosome 3, whole genome shotgun sequence DNA contains the following:
- a CDS encoding polyadenylate-binding protein has translation MAAPSNTAAVDQLTSDLANANMNGGEKTTVNTNVGASFTGEEIDTAGPTPSSAAPHPQASASLYVGELDPSVTEAMLFELFSQIGSVASIRVCRDAVTRRSLGYAYVNYNTTADGEKALEELNYTLIKGRPCRIMWSQRDPALRKTGQGNVFIKNLDVAIDNKALHDTFAAFGNILSCKVAQDENGNSKGYGFVHYETDEAASQAIKHVNGMLLNEKKVYVGHHIPKKDRQSKFDEMKANFTNIYVKNINPEVTDDEFRTLFEKYGDVTSSSLARDQETGKSRGFGFVNFTSHEDASKAVQELNEKEFHGQNLYVGRAQKKHEREEELRKSYEAARQEKASKYQGVNLYIKNLDDEVDDEKLRQLFSEFGPITSAKVMRDSITEPGEEGESKEGEESEKNKENKPEEKEGDDSKPEEKEGEDSKSKSKLGKSKGFGFVCFANPDDATKAVAEMNQRMVNNKPLYVALAQRKDVRKNQLEQSIQARNQLRMQQAAAAAGMPQQYMQAPVFYGPGSQPGFMPPAGGRGMPYPQGGMPMQPGRPGQFPAGFAAQQGGRGAMPQGIPPMYGLPGQFPPQGPFPQPNNPQFLAAMQQIQQSALAGGRGGPAGRGPMQGGVPVPGMPGGAGLPGFPPNARQQGPGAGRGAAAGRAPAGAPAGARGAGAPEGLQGQLAAVADNPGQQKQILGEAIFPKIQAIHPELAGKITGMLLEMDNTELVALVENDGALRSKVDEALAVYDDYVRQQGDGEGAQAPSKEEKTEEKA, from the exons ATGGCCGCCCCTTCCAACACCGCTGCTGTTGATCAGCTCACCTCGGACCTCGCCAACGCCAACATGAATGGCGGTGAGAAGACCACCGTCAACACCAATGTCGGCGCCTCTTTCACGGGCGAGGAGATCGACACGGCCGGTCCGACCCCCTCGTCTGCCGCCCCCCACCCTCAAGCGTCCGCATCCCTCTacgttggcgagcttgacCCCTCTGTCACTGAGGCGATGCTCTTCGAGCTCTTCTCCCAGATTGGCTCTGTCGCATCCATCCGTGTTTGCCGCGACGCTGTCACTCGCCGCTCTCTCGGCTACGCCTACGTGAACTACAACACGACGGCCGATGGTGAGAAGGCTCTGGAGGAGCTCAACTACACCCTGATTAAGGGCCGCCCTTGCCGCATCATGTGGTCGCAACGTGACCCTGCTCTGCGCAAGACTGGTCAGGGTAACGTTTTCATCAAGAACCTGGACGTCGCCATCGACAACAAGGCTCTGCATGACACCTTTGCGGCTTTCGGTAACATCTTGAGCTGCAAGGTCGCCCAAGATGAGAATGGCAACTCAAAGGGTTACGGTTTCGTTCACTACGAAACTGATGAGGCTGCTTCCCAGGCTATCAAGCATGTCAACGGTATGCTTCTCAACGAGAAGAAGGTCTACGTTGGTCACCACATCCCCAAGAAAGACCGCCAGAGCAAATTCGACGAGATGAAGGCCAACTTCACCAACATCTACGTGAAGAACATCAACCCTGAAGTTACTGACGACGAGTTCCGTACTTTGTTCGAAAAGTACGGCGATGTTACCTCGTCATCACTTGCTCGTGACCAGGAGACTGGCAAGAGCCGTGGCTTCGGCTTCGTCAACTTCACCTCCCACGAGGATGCCTCCAAGGCTGTGCAGGAACTTAACGAGAAGGAGTTTCATGGACAGAACCTCTACGTCGGCCGTGCCCAGAAGAAGCACGAGCGTGAGGAGGAGCTGCGCAAATCCTACGAGGCTGCCCGCCAGGAGAAGGCTAGCAAGTACCAGGGTGTTAACCTCTACATCAAGAATCTGGACGATGAGGTCGACGATGAGAAGCTTCGTCAGCTCTTCTCCGAGTTCGGACCCATTACCTCGGCGAAGGTCATGCGTGATAGCATTACTGAGCCTGGCGAGGAGGGTGAGTCCAAGGAAGGCGAGGAGAGCGAGAAGAACAAGGAGAACAAGCCCGAGGAGAAAGAAGGCGATGATTCCAAGCCCGAGGAGAAGGAAGGCGAGGACTCGAAGTCCAAGTCGAAGCTTGGTAAGAGCAAGGGATTCGGCTTTGTTTGCTTCGCCAACCCCGATGATGCCACCAAGGCTGTCGCTGAGATGAACCAGCGCATGGTTAACAACAAGCCGCTGTATGTTGCTCTGGCTCAGCGCAAGGATGTCCGCAAGAACCAGCTCGAGCAGAGCATTCAGGCTCGCAACCAGCTCCGTATGCAGcaggctgccgctgctgcgggtATGCCCCAGCAGTACATGCAAGCTCCTGTTTTCTACGGACCTGGCTCCCAGCCTGGTTTCATGCCCCCTGCTGGTGGCCGCGGTATGCCCTACCCCCAGGGTGGCATGCCGATGCAGCCTGGCCGTCCCGGTCAGTTCCCTGCCGGCTTCGCTGCCCAGCAGGGCGGACGCGGCGCCATGCCCCAGGGCATCCCGCCCATGTACGGCCTCCCCGGCCAGTTCCCTCCCCAGGGTCCGTTCCCTCAGCCCAACAACCCGCAGTTCCTTGCCGCTATGCAGCAGATTCAACAGTCAGCTCTCGCTGGCGGTCGCGGCGGCCCAGCTGGACGCGGGCCCATGCAAGGCGGTGTGCCTGTTCCTGGCATGCCTGGCGGTGCTGGCCTTCCTGGCTTCCCTCCCAATGCTAGGCAACAAGGTCCAGGTGCTGGACGCGGAGCCGCCGCTGGCCGTGCGCCTGCCGGTGCGCCTGCTGGCGCtcgtggtgctggtgctcctGAGGGTCTCCAGGGCCAGCTGGCCGCTGTGGCTGATAACCCTGGCCAGCAGAAGCAGATCCTCGGCGAGGCCATCTTCCCCAAGATCCAGGCTATTCACCCGGAGCTCGCGGGCAAGATTACTGGCATGCTTCTGGAGATGGACAACACTGAGCTTGTTGCCCT TGTTGAGAACGACGGTGCCCTGCGGTCCAAGGTTGACGAGGCTTTGGCTGTCTACGATGACTACGTTCGCCAGCAAGGTGATGGTGAGGGCGCCCAGGCCCCGAGCAAGGAAGAGAAGACTGAGGAGAAGGCTTAA
- a CDS encoding glutamate-5-semialdehyde dehydrogenase, with the protein MSISNAKAADAAAAAKEASHQLATLPASARNDALTAVHSALSAAKDDILAANARDMEQARKAAADGSLSSSLVSRLDLAKPGKWDDMLKGILDVRDLEDPVGRVTLRTKIDQGLELERVTCPIGVLLIIFEARPEVIANIAALAIKSGNAAILKGGKESTESFVAIASVIASALEGTQVPNDAVQLVTTRDAVSDLLSQDRLVDLVIPRGGNELVRHVKNNTRIPVLGHADGLCSVYIADDADPTLSVDVVVDSKTNYPAACNSAETLLVSRGALSSVFPAVASALAAKGVTLHCDPESLAVVQGTLGTAARAATCEDFETEFLSLDVAVKTVDGLDAAIVHINSHGSHHTDAILTASKEDAERFMAAVDSAGVYWNASTRFADGMRYGFGTEVGISTNKIHSRGPVGLDGLMIYKYKMRGTGQIAGAYGEGEGKRQFIHESLPL; encoded by the coding sequence ATGTCCATTTCAAACGCAAAAGCTGCCGATGCCgccgcggcagccaaggaggCATCGCACCAGCTGGCGACGCTTCCGGCATCGGCGCGCAACGACGCCCTCACTGCCGTGCACTCGGCCCTGTCCGCCGCAAAGGACGATATCCTGGCCGCCAACGCCCGGGACATGGAGCAGGCCCGCAAGGCGGCCGCGGACGGCTCTCTGAGCAGCAGCCTCGTCTCCCGCCTGGACCTGGCCAAGCCGGGCAAGTGGGACGACATGCTCAAGGGCATCCTCGACGTCCGCGACCTCGAAGACCCCGTCGGCCGCGTCACCCTGCGCACCAAGATCGACCAAGGGCTCGAGCTGGAGCGAGTGACCTGTCCAATCGGCGTGCTGCTCATCATTTTTGAGGCCCGCCCAGAGGTCATCGCCAACATcgccgccctggccatcaagtCTGGCAACGCCGCCATCCTTAAGGGCGGCAAGGAGTCGACCGAGTCCTTCGTCGCGATCGCGAGCGTCATAGCCTCGGCGCTCGAGGGGACCCAGGTGCCCAACGACGCCGTCCAGCTCGTCACCACGCGCGATGCCGTGTCGGATTTATTGAGCCAGGACCGTTTGGTCGACCTCGTCATCCCCCGTGGCGGCAACGAGCTCGTCCGCCACGTCAAGAACAACACCCGGATTCCCGTCCTCGGACATGCCGACGGCCTCTGCTCCGTCTACATTGCAGACGATGCGGATCCGACCCTGTCGgtcgacgtcgtcgtcgacaGCAAGACCAACTATCCCGCCGCCTGCAACAGTGCAGAGACCCTCCTTGTCTCTCGCGGCGCCCTCTCCAGCGTCTTCCCCGCTGTGGCATCCGCACTGGCCGCGAAGGGCGTGACGCTCCACTGCGACCCGGAGTCCCTGGCGGTCGTCCAAGGCACGTTGGGTACTGCCGCAAGGGCCGCCACCTGCGAGGACTTTGAGACTGAGTTCCTTTCCCTGGACGTGGCGGTCAAGACGGTCGACGGGCTGGACGCCGCTATTGTGCACATCAACAGCCACGGTAGCCACCACACCGACGCGATCTTAACGGCCAGCAAGGAGGATGCCGAGCGGTTCATGGCTGCCGTGGACTCGGCCGGGGTGTACTGGAACGCGTCTACCCGTTTCGCCGACGGCATGCGCTACGGCTTCGGCACCGAGGTCGGCATCAGCACCAACAAGATCCACTCAAGGGGTCCTGTCGGGCTTGACGGGCTCATGATTTACAAGTACAAAATGCGCGGCACGGGACAAATCGCCGGGGCGTATGGTGAGGGGGAGGGCAAGCGCCAGTTTATCCACGAATCGCTGCCTCTGTAG
- a CDS encoding quinidine resistance, producing the protein MEKSGEKAALDSLGRPSSVGASQPANVEYDTSTPEGSVNEKSRRSSREWAEESSESHQANGEEVGEGSDAEPQTSATAPRAASRASSARSRALSVVPTSRRRGLFARFAVFVPEVYRPFDYSNKTKWTITFIVALAASAAPMGSGILYPVLTDVSVDLKTSPTIVNLTVAVYALAMAIFPIWWSSFSETFGRRTVYIVSFGLGVVFSILSAVSSNIAMLIVMRMLGGGASASVQAVGAGTIADIWEIRERGKAMGMFYLGPLMGPLLAPIVGGALAQKWNWRSTMWFVTIHAGLVFFMLLFCLPETLRRKEPEQLPRTVDRNSTEDQPQLSRATTRQSIAKSTKHSVKTVKRYVFDPLKVLGTLRFLPIAVTVFIAAVTFGSLFILNISIQSSYSKAPYGFSTLIVGLLYIPSSLGYVISSIFGGRWIDYIMAREARKAERYDADGKLIYLPEDRMCENAWLAAALYPSALIMFGWTIDKGLHWAVPSVASFLFGLSSMLIFSAATTMLTEFMPSKSSSGIAVNNFVRNIFSCVGTIVTQPLIDAMGIGWLCTMIGLLALILGLGSVYSLKKFGPKWRKEMDRKLAI; encoded by the exons ATGGAGAAGTCtggtgaaaaggcagcccTTGACTCCTTGGGCCGGCCCTCTAGCGTCGGGGCATCACAGCCTGCAAATGTCGAATATGACACCTCGACGCCCGAGGGATCCGTGAATGAAAAGTCGCGTCGGTCTTCGAGGGAATGGGCAGAAGAATCTTCTGAATCCCACCAAGCCAACGGTGAAGAAGTCGGAGAGGGATCTGACGCTGAGCCTCAAACCTCTGCGACCGCACCTCGAGCGGCATCGCGTGCGTCTTCGGCGAGGTCGAGAGCGCTCAGTGTGGTCCCTACGAGCAGGAGGCGCGGCTTGTTTGCACGCTTTGCCGTCTTTGTACCAGAAGTTTATCGGCCATTCGATTACTCAAACAAGACGAAGTGGACCATTACGTTCATTGTTGCCTTGGCTGCCTCGGCTGCTCCCATGGGGTCTGGTATTCTTTACCCTGTACTTACAGATGTTTCGGTTGATCTCAAGACGTCACCGACTATCGTAAACTTGACAGTCGCTGTATACGCTCTTGCTATGGCTATTTTCCCAATATGGTG GTCTTCTTTTTCAGAAACCTTTGGTCGTCGAACTGTATATATTGTTTCTTTTGGCCTTGGCGTAGTCTTTTCAATATTGAGTGCCGTTAGTAGCAACATCGCAATGCTTATTGTGATGCGAATGCTCGGCGGAggcgcctcggcgtcggtcCAGGCCGTGGGGGCTGGTACGATTGCTGACATCTGGGAGATCAGAGAGAGAGGAAAGGCCATGGGAATGTTT TATCTCGGTCCATTGATGGGTCCTCTGCTTGCTCCCATTGTCGGAGGTGCCCTCGCACAGAAATGGAATTGGAGAAGTACCATGTGGTTCGTGACGATACATGCAGGGCTTGTTTTTTTCATGCTCTTGTTTTGTCTACCTGAGACACTCAGGAGGAAAGAGCCCGAGCAGTTGCCACGAACAGTCGACCGCAACTCCACAGAAGATCAGCCGCAGCTCTCTCGTGCGACGACACGACAGTCTATCGCGAAGAGCACCAAGCACTCGGTCAAGACAGTTAAGCGCTATGTTTTCGACCCTCTGAAAGTGCTAGGGACCCTTCGGTTTCTTCCCATCGCCGTCACGGTTTTTATCGCAGCCGTCACATTCGGCTCGCTGTTCATATTGAACATATCAATTCAGTCATCCTACTCCAAAGCGCCCTATGGCTTCTCCACACTCATAGTCGGTCTTTTGTACATCCCCAGCTCGCTGGGTTACGTCATCAGCTCCATCTTTGGCGGACGTTGGATCGACTACATAATGGCGCGTGAGGCGCGCAAGGCAGAGCGGTACGATGCAGACGGAAAGCTCATCTACCTACCCGAAGACCGCATGTGCGAGAACGCATGGCTGGCGGCCGCGCTCTACCCCAGCGCACTCATCATGTTTGGCTGGACCATCGACAAGGGCCTGCACTGGGCGGTGCCGAGCGTCGCCAGTTTTCTGTTCGGCCTGAGCAGCATGCTGATCTTTTCAGCCGCAACCACGATGCTCACAGAGTTTATGCCGTCCAAGTCGTCAAGCGGCATCGCCGTCAATAATTTTGTCAGAAACATCTTTTCCTGCGTGGGGACCATCGTCACGCAGCCGCTCATCGACGCAATGGGAATAGGATGGCTGTGTACCATGATTGGGCTCTTGGCCCTGATATTGGGTTTGGGTAGTGTGTATTCGCTCAAGAAGTTTGGGCCTAAATGGAGAAAAGAGATGGACCGGAAGCTGGCCATATAA
- a CDS encoding serine racemase — protein MADPVTSPPLERASIFAAHELIKPYVHRTPVLTNATLTALASTPRTAEDLRGTRWADRADRPARPVLRLWFKCENFQRIGAFKPRGAFHAVERLKLIPGWLEGQGRTNGVVTASSGNHAQALALAARTAGIPAHIVIPSIAPAPKLAATKALGATIYRSGSTGAEREAVAAKVVADTGGRYIPPYDHPDIILGQGTLGLEMQEQVEALMAGGDAAATGGDFTRRGQTSGTQGQAGGQKKGLNAIIAPCGGGGMLSGVALSCEGTGIRVFGAEPEFQGADECKRSFEAGKRIDTVKSLTIADGLRTAVGKYPWSIIYERRLVSQMFNVTEDEIKDALRLILERFKLVVEPSAAVPVAVALFNEDFRAMVETEAGENGWDLGIVLSGGNVSLEMLGKLFPEGLPA, from the exons atggcagaccCGGTAACTTCGCCTCCCCTCGAGAGAGCCTCGATATTCGCCGCGCACGAGCTCATAAAACCCTACGTGCACCGGACCCCCGTGCTCACCAATGCGACCCTCACGGCACTGGCCTCGACCCCGCGGACCGCCGAGGACCTGCGCGGCACCAGGTGGGCCGACCGGGCCGACCGCCCCGCTCGGCCGGTGCTGCGGCTGTGGTTCAAGTGCGAGAACTTTCAGCGCATCGGCGCCTTCAAGCCGAGGGGGGCGTTCCACGCCGTCGAGCGCCTCAAGCTTATCCCCGGGTGGCTCGAGGGTCAGGGGAGGACTAACGGCGTCGTGACTGCTAGCTCTG GCAACCATGCTCAGGCACTAGCCCTTGCGGCGCGCACAGCTGGAATACCAGCACACATCGTGATCCCAAGCATCGCGCCGGCACCAAAGCTGGCGGCGACGAAGGCGCTAGGGGCAACCATCTACcgcagcggaagcactggTGCTGAGCGCGAAGCGGTGGCGGCCAAGGTTGTTGCAGACACTGGAGGCCGCTATATTCCTCCTTATGATCACCCGGACATCATTCTGGGCCAGGGAACGCTGGGACTTGAGATGCAGGAGCAGGTTGAGGCGCTCATGGCCGGCGGGGATGCAGCTGCGACAGGCGGTGATTTCACTCGGCGAGGTCAAACCTCAGGAACGCAGGGCCAAGCTGGAGGTCAGAAGAAGGGCCTCAATGCCATAATCGCGCcatgcggcggcggtggtatgCTCTCGGGTGTAGCATTATCCTGCGAGGGAACCGGCATCCGCGTCTTTGGCGCCGAGCCCGAGTTCCAGGGGGCGGACGAGTGCAAGCGGTCCTTTGAGGCGGGCAAGCGCATCGACACGGTCAAGTCGCTAACGATCGCCGACGGACTACGGACTGCGGTTGGTAAATACCCGTGGTCCATCATCTACGAGCGCCGCCTAGTGTCGCAAATGTTCAACGTGACCGAGGACGAGATCAAGGACGCCCTGCGGCTGATCTTGGAGCGCTTCAAGCTAGTCGTCGAGCCTAGTGCTGCTGTGCCGGTGGCTGTCGCACTATTCAACGAGGATTTCAGGGCCATGGTCGAGACCGAGGCCGGCGAGAACGGGTGGGATCTGGGCATCGTTCTCAGTGGTGGCAACGTTAGTTTGGAGATGCTTGGGAAGCTGTTCCCCGAGGGCTTGCCTGCCTAG
- a CDS encoding Ras-2, protein MTGRLQLHKLVVLGDGGVGKTALTIQLCLQHFVETYDPTIEDSYRKQVVIDNQACMLEVLDTAGQEEYTALRDQWIRDGEGFVLVYSISSRSSFSRIKRFHHQIQRVKESCASSPSYPGSPIATVTTQAPVPIMLVGNKSDRVTEREVSTQEGHALARELGCEFVEASAKNCINVEKAFYDVVRILRRQRQQASRPSLPGNSRTKTGGMGKSESFYQSDGKRGSRKDGEKHRSKPIKCVIL, encoded by the exons ATGACTGGAAGGTTGCAGCTCCACAAGCTGGTAGTCCTCGGCGATGGTGGTGTCGGAAAGACGGCTCTCACAATTCAATTATGTCTACAACATTTCGTTGAAACG TATGACCCCACAATTGAAGACTCGTACCGGAAACAGGTCGTCATAGACAACCAGGCTTGCATGCTGGAGGTCCTAGACACCGCCGGCCAAGAAGAATACACAGCGCTTCGGGATCAGTGGATAAGGGACGGCGAAGGATTTGTGCTTGTCTACAGCATCTCGTCGCGGTCATCCTTTTCTCGCATCAAGAGGTTCCACCATCAGATTCAACGTGTCAAAGAGTCGTGCGCCTCATCACCGTCGTATCCGGGCTCACCCATCGCCACAGTCACCACTCAAGCGCCAGTACCCATCATGCTGGTGGGCAACAAAAGCGACAGAGTCACAGAGAGGGAAGTGTCGACACAAGAGGGACACGCACTAGCACGCGAACTGGGTTGCGAATTCGTCGAGGCATCCGCCAAAAACTGCATAAACGTGGAAAAAGCCTTTTACGATGTTGTGCGGATCCTCCGTCGGCAGAGGCAGCAGGCATCACGCCCTTCACTGCCCGGAAACTCGCGCACGAAAACGGGCGGCATGGGCAAGAGTGAATCATTCTATCAATCAGATGGAAAGCGTGGTAGTCGCAAGGATGGAGAAAAGCACCGGAGCAAGCCGATCAAGTGTGTTATATTGTGA